The following coding sequences lie in one Desulfuribacillus stibiiarsenatis genomic window:
- the carB gene encoding carbamoyl-phosphate synthase large subunit, protein MPKRDIKKILVIGSGPIIIGQAAEFDYAGTQACQALKEEGYEVVLVNSNPATIMTDPDIADRVYIEPITLEAVTQVIRKERPDGLLPTLGGQTGLNMAIELHKHGVLEEYEIRLLGTNLEAIQKAEDRELFRSLMNELKHPVPESDIVSTIEDALKFAERVPYPLIIRPAYTLGGTGGGIAYDEDEFKEIVALGIKYSPINQVLIEKSIAGFKEIEYEVMRDKNDNCIVVCNMENIDPVGVHTGDSIVVAPSQTLSDKEYQMLRSSSLDIIRALKIEGGCNVQYALDPDSFQYYVIEVNPRVSRSSALASKATGYPIAKVAAKISIGLTLDEIVNPVTKETFASFEPALDYVVTKIPRWPFDKFVTANRELGTQMKATGEVMAIGRTFEESLQKAIRSLEIDIDSLYLKGVEELSQEVLETRLRKPDDERLFLVADAFRRGISVDSVQQMTKIDYFFLNKIYDLVEFEGIFKEIWHNEQGTENIQLILRKAKEMGFSDQYIGQLVGVSDLEIRNIRKEHGITPVYKMVDTCAAEFEAFTPYYYSSYDTEDEIQITDRKKILVLGSGPIRIGQGIEFDYASVHAVWAIKEAGYEAIIINNNPETVSTDFSTSDRLYFEPLALEDVLNVIDREQPDGVIVQFGGQTAINLAEPLSELNIPIIGTNMEDINTAEDREKFDDLLQRLNVPRPAGETVFSVEEAVRVANTIGYPVLVRPSYVLGGRAMEIVYNEDDILNYMKKAVQISSKHPVLVDRYLLGKEVEVDAVSDGETVLIPGIMEHIERAGVHSGDSIAVYPTQTISETIKAQIVEHTIKLATSLNTKGLLNIQFVIHNDEVFVIEVNPRSSRTVPFLSKVTGLPLANIATKVILGKKLSEMGYTTGLWPEAEEVSVKVPVFSFAKLRSVDTTLGPEMKSTGEVMGKDINFAKALYKGLLGAGMHIPTHGKIIATVADKDKEEAGEILTRFINLGFEVIATKGTAKYLIDKGLKVTIVNKLDEGSPNILEIVRTGNANMVINTLTKGKQPERDGFRIRREAVENGVPCLTSLDTAAAILTVLETINFSVQPIQYKK, encoded by the coding sequence ATGCCGAAAAGAGACATAAAAAAGATATTAGTAATCGGAAGTGGTCCTATTATCATTGGACAAGCAGCAGAATTTGATTATGCAGGAACACAAGCATGTCAGGCGCTAAAGGAAGAGGGTTATGAAGTCGTATTAGTCAATAGTAATCCAGCAACGATTATGACGGATCCAGATATTGCTGATAGAGTATATATTGAGCCTATTACACTAGAAGCCGTGACACAAGTAATCCGCAAAGAAAGACCTGATGGTCTCTTACCAACTTTGGGTGGTCAAACAGGTTTAAATATGGCGATTGAGCTCCACAAACATGGTGTACTAGAAGAATATGAAATTAGATTACTAGGAACGAATCTTGAGGCTATCCAAAAGGCAGAAGACCGTGAATTATTTAGAAGCCTAATGAATGAACTTAAGCATCCAGTTCCAGAAAGCGATATAGTAAGTACGATTGAAGATGCATTAAAATTTGCAGAGCGAGTCCCATATCCACTCATTATTCGTCCAGCATACACATTAGGTGGAACAGGTGGTGGAATTGCATATGACGAGGATGAATTTAAAGAAATTGTTGCTTTAGGGATTAAATATAGTCCAATTAATCAGGTGTTAATTGAGAAAAGTATTGCAGGTTTTAAAGAGATTGAATACGAGGTAATGCGTGATAAGAACGATAATTGCATTGTTGTATGCAACATGGAGAATATTGATCCAGTAGGTGTTCATACGGGAGATAGTATTGTTGTAGCACCGAGTCAAACTTTGTCTGATAAAGAGTACCAAATGCTAAGAAGTTCTTCCTTAGATATTATTCGAGCGTTGAAAATTGAAGGTGGATGTAACGTTCAATATGCATTAGATCCTGATAGTTTTCAATATTATGTAATCGAGGTGAATCCTCGTGTGAGTCGTTCCAGTGCATTAGCGTCAAAGGCTACTGGTTATCCAATCGCGAAGGTTGCTGCAAAAATTAGTATAGGATTAACTTTAGACGAGATTGTCAATCCAGTTACGAAAGAAACATTTGCTAGCTTTGAGCCAGCTTTAGATTATGTAGTTACGAAAATTCCGCGTTGGCCTTTTGATAAATTTGTGACAGCTAATCGAGAGTTAGGTACACAAATGAAAGCTACAGGAGAAGTTATGGCGATTGGCCGTACTTTCGAAGAATCTTTGCAAAAAGCAATTCGTTCTTTAGAAATTGACATTGACAGCTTATATTTAAAGGGAGTGGAAGAACTTAGTCAAGAAGTCTTAGAAACGCGACTAAGAAAGCCTGATGATGAACGTTTATTTCTTGTAGCTGACGCTTTTAGACGTGGAATTTCAGTGGATTCCGTTCAACAAATGACTAAGATTGATTATTTCTTCTTGAACAAGATTTATGACTTAGTAGAATTTGAAGGTATTTTTAAAGAAATTTGGCACAATGAACAGGGGACTGAGAACATACAACTCATTCTTCGTAAAGCGAAAGAAATGGGATTCTCTGATCAATATATTGGCCAATTAGTAGGTGTAAGTGATTTAGAGATCCGTAATATAAGGAAGGAACATGGCATTACACCTGTATATAAAATGGTTGATACCTGTGCAGCTGAATTTGAAGCTTTCACACCATACTATTATTCAAGTTATGATACGGAAGATGAAATTCAAATTACAGATCGTAAGAAGATTTTAGTACTAGGTTCTGGTCCAATCCGTATTGGTCAAGGGATTGAATTTGACTACGCTTCTGTGCATGCTGTTTGGGCTATAAAAGAAGCTGGGTATGAAGCAATTATTATAAATAACAATCCAGAAACGGTATCTACAGACTTTAGTACATCGGATCGACTATATTTTGAACCGTTAGCCTTGGAAGATGTATTAAATGTCATTGATCGTGAACAGCCTGATGGAGTAATTGTCCAGTTTGGTGGTCAAACAGCAATTAACCTAGCGGAACCATTATCAGAATTAAACATTCCGATTATAGGAACGAATATGGAAGATATTAATACAGCTGAAGATAGAGAAAAGTTTGATGATTTATTACAAAGATTGAACGTACCTCGACCGGCGGGAGAAACTGTCTTCTCAGTAGAAGAGGCAGTTCGAGTAGCGAACACTATTGGTTATCCAGTACTTGTGAGACCATCTTATGTATTGGGTGGTCGTGCGATGGAAATTGTTTATAATGAGGATGACATACTCAATTATATGAAGAAAGCAGTACAAATTTCATCCAAGCATCCAGTGTTAGTTGATCGTTATTTACTTGGTAAAGAAGTTGAAGTAGATGCTGTGTCTGATGGAGAAACCGTGTTAATTCCTGGCATCATGGAACATATCGAACGTGCTGGCGTGCATAGTGGTGACTCAATTGCTGTGTATCCGACACAGACAATATCGGAAACGATCAAAGCTCAGATTGTGGAACATACGATCAAATTGGCGACTTCTTTGAATACGAAAGGTTTGCTAAATATACAGTTTGTTATCCATAATGATGAAGTGTTTGTTATTGAAGTAAACCCTAGGTCGTCACGTACGGTTCCTTTCTTGAGTAAAGTGACGGGTTTGCCATTAGCGAATATCGCTACCAAAGTGATTCTTGGTAAGAAGTTAAGTGAAATGGGGTATACAACTGGACTATGGCCAGAAGCAGAAGAGGTATCTGTTAAGGTGCCAGTATTCTCATTTGCAAAATTACGCAGTGTAGACACTACATTAGGTCCAGAGATGAAATCTACTGGAGAAGTAATGGGTAAAGATATTAATTTCGCTAAAGCTCTATACAAAGGGTTATTAGGAGCCGGTATGCATATTCCTACCCATGGGAAAATTATTGCGACAGTTGCTGATAAGGATAAGGAAGAAGCAGGGGAAATCTTAACTAGATTTATTAACTTAGGTTTTGAAGTGATTGCTACAAAAGGCACGGCTAAGTATTTAATTGACAAAGGATTAAAAGTTACGATTGTAAACAAATTAGATGAAGGTTCGCCTAATATTCTTGAAATCGTTAGAACTGGAAATGCCAACATGGTTATTAACACATTAACTAAAGGTAAACAACCAGAACGAGATGGTTTTAGAATTCGTCGCGAAGCGGTGGAAAATGGTGTACCATGTTTAACATCTTTAGATACTGCTGCTGCAATTTTGACAGTTTTAGAAACAATAAACTTTTCTGTCCAACCAATTCAATACAAAAAATAG